One window from the genome of Manis pentadactyla isolate mManPen7 chromosome 15, mManPen7.hap1, whole genome shotgun sequence encodes:
- the LOC118928728 gene encoding LOW QUALITY PROTEIN: interferon-inducible GTPase 5 (The sequence of the model RefSeq protein was modified relative to this genomic sequence to represent the inferred CDS: inserted 8 bases in 6 codons; substituted 1 base at 1 genomic stop codon): MATSKLPVVPGEEXTILTAKEELEALRTAFEWGDIPQAASHLRKLLTSSESIRLEAGITGESGAGKSSLINALRGPGAEXPGVALTGVAETTTHPSSYPHPQLPDVTXWDLPGAGSPGCPADKYLKQLDFGRYDFFLLVSPRRCGAVETRLASEILRQGKKFYFVCTKVDEDLAATHTQRPSGFSEAAVLQEXRDHCAERLRAAAVTDPRIFPVSNLSPACYDFPLLVSTWEHDLPAHRRLAGLRSQPGISLEALQKEDMLQDQVLRTALTLGVIQAPPVPGLXAAYDDALLLRSLRGXHRSFGLDDNLLAKLGEQGGKQAGDLRSVIRSPLATEVSPETVLRLYSPSSDGAVRGARAFGKGIPVFGTLVAGGISFGTXVGDDGVETRECAEGAGEEAPLWALPKLGLFLRYILDSWRKLEEK; the protein is encoded by the exons ATGGCTACTTCCAAGTTGCCAGTGGTGCCTGGGGAGG ACACCATCCTCACGGCCAAGGAAGAGCTGGAGGCCCTGCGCACTGCCTTCGAGTGGGGCGACATCCCCCAGGCCGCCTCTCACCTCCGGAAGCTGCTGACCTCTTCCGAGAGCATCCGCCTGGAGGCGGGCATCACAGGCGAGTCGGGCGCTGGCAAGTCGTCCCTCATCAATGCCCTTCGTGGCCCGGGGGCCG GACCCGGCGTGGCTCTCACCGGTGTCGCTGAGACCACAACGCACCCCTCGTCCTACCCACACCCACAGTTACCTGATGTGAC GTGGGACCTGCCGGGGGCCGGCTCTCCGGGCTGCCCAGCTGACAAGTACCTGAAGCAGCTGGACTTCGGCCGCTATGACTTCTTCCTGCTGGTCTCGCCCCGCCGCTGTGGGGCCGTGGAGACCCGCTTGGCATCCGAGATCCTGCGCCAGGGCAAGAAGTTCTACTTTGTGTGCACCAAGGTGGATGAGGACCTGGCAGCCACACACACCCAGCGGCCCTCGGGCTTCAGCGAGGCCGCAGTCCTGCAGG ATCGAGACCACTGTGCTGAGCGGCTGCGGGCGGCTGCTGTGACTGACCCCCGCATCTTCCCCGTGTCCAACCTCTCACCGGCCTGCTATGACTTTCCACTGCTTGTGTCCACCTGGGAGCACGACTTGCCCGCCCATCGGCGCCTCGCTGGCCTGCGGTCACAGCCCGGTATCTCGCTGGAGGCCCTGCAGAAGGAGGACATGCTCCAGGACCAGGTGCTCAGGACGGCCCTGACGTTGGGTGTCATCCAGGCCCCGCCCGTGCCAGGGC GAGCCGCCTACGATGACGCCCTGCTCCTCCGCTCGCTGCGTGGCTAACACCGCAGCTTTGGCTTGGACGACAACTTGCTGGCCAAGCTGGGCGAGCAGGGGGGCAAACAGGCGGGGGACCTGCGCTCGGTCATCCGCTCCCCGCTGGCTACCGAGGTCTCGCCTGAAACCGTCCTGCGGCTCTACTCACCGTCATCCGATGGCGCCGTGCGGGGGGCCCGTGCCTTTGGGAAGGGCATCCCTGTGTTCGGTACACTGGTGGCCGgtggcatcagctttggcac ggTTGGTGATGATGGCGTGGAGACGCGGGAGTGCGCGGAGGGCGCTGGCGAGGAAGCCCCACTCTGGGCGCTCCCGAAGCTCGGTCTCTTTCTCAGGTACATTCTCGACAGCTGGAGGAAGCTGGAAGAGAAGTGA